The Solibacillus sp. FSL R7-0682 genome includes a window with the following:
- a CDS encoding polysaccharide pyruvyl transferase family protein, which yields MKKLLYIGWIGFENLGDELLWHIFRDTCTKYLDENQITVTPSLPGIDLKNLEQFDTIVLGGGSLLLPGYLQILQNALHKGKSVVIWGSGLDWIEKPNLDLLINDQLTNLERNFKQKDIEVLDEVIENALFVGVRGPLTKKALAIMLGNEKVKKVKIIGDPALLLQASNLNRPQEKIIGINWGTTFNRLYGANEQLVETQLVDAAKILIDKGYKIMIYTVWTDDISHCERLYNKINQPEHVILDKNLYTEHQLIEKLSSCKATINFKLHANLLSLTANVPAIALGYRFKVFDTVALLGLQNFVISTDSKQLTEEIVKRVEIIENTNFQIMQQYHSIKQTYTPLLESLFTENYL from the coding sequence GTGAAAAAACTATTATATATCGGATGGATTGGTTTTGAAAACTTAGGTGACGAATTATTGTGGCATATTTTTAGAGATACATGTACGAAATATTTAGATGAAAATCAAATAACGGTTACTCCATCATTACCTGGAATTGATTTAAAAAACCTCGAACAATTTGATACGATCGTGTTAGGTGGTGGTTCTCTATTATTACCTGGCTACCTTCAAATTCTTCAAAATGCTTTGCATAAAGGGAAATCGGTTGTCATTTGGGGATCTGGACTAGATTGGATTGAAAAGCCAAATTTAGATTTGCTTATTAATGACCAATTAACTAATTTAGAGCGAAATTTCAAACAAAAGGATATTGAGGTTTTAGATGAAGTAATAGAAAACGCCTTGTTTGTCGGTGTTAGGGGTCCCTTAACTAAAAAAGCGCTAGCAATTATGCTTGGCAATGAAAAAGTGAAAAAGGTAAAGATTATTGGTGATCCGGCCTTATTATTACAAGCATCCAACTTAAATCGTCCTCAAGAAAAAATAATTGGAATCAACTGGGGTACTACATTTAATCGTTTATATGGGGCAAATGAACAATTAGTTGAAACACAATTAGTAGACGCAGCAAAGATCTTAATTGATAAAGGATATAAAATAATGATTTATACTGTTTGGACAGATGATATTTCGCATTGTGAAAGGTTGTACAATAAAATTAATCAGCCTGAGCATGTCATATTAGATAAGAATCTTTATACAGAACATCAGTTAATTGAAAAATTATCGAGCTGTAAAGCTACAATTAACTTTAAACTCCATGCCAACTTACTTTCTTTAACTGCCAATGTACCCGCTATTGCATTGGGTTACCGGTTTAAAGTGTTTGACACTGTAGCCTTATTAGGACTCCAAAATTTCGTTATTTCTACAGATTCTAAACAACTAACAGAAGAAATAGTAAAGCGCGTTGAAATCATTGAAAATACAAATTTTCAAATTATGCAGCAATATCACTCAATCAAGCAAACTTACACACCTCTTTTAGAATCACTATTTACAGAAAATTATTTGTAA
- a CDS encoding YitT family protein translates to MKNKPYKFYFLELIFKAPWIIIGAIMTAISLEAILIPNGLIDGGITGISMILSKTYGLSLSMVLFILNIPFVLIGYKHLGKRFAFLATLGIVSLTISTAIIERSSTFVEGNFILLIIIGGLLLGMGIGIVLRNGGALDGTDILALLISNKTRFSVGEAILVINILIFLGALILFGWKGALISIITYYIATTIIDIVRT, encoded by the coding sequence ATGAAAAACAAACCATATAAGTTTTATTTTTTGGAGCTCATCTTTAAGGCCCCTTGGATTATCATCGGTGCAATAATGACCGCTATTAGTCTCGAAGCAATACTGATTCCAAATGGTTTAATTGATGGCGGAATTACAGGTATTTCAATGATACTATCTAAAACATATGGGCTTTCACTTAGTATGGTTTTATTCATATTGAATATTCCATTTGTCTTAATAGGTTATAAACATTTAGGAAAGCGATTTGCTTTTTTAGCTACACTGGGGATTGTTTCATTAACGATTTCAACTGCGATTATTGAAAGGTCTTCAACATTTGTTGAAGGAAATTTCATTTTACTTATAATCATCGGTGGCTTACTACTCGGAATGGGGATTGGTATTGTCCTACGCAATGGTGGAGCTTTAGATGGCACAGATATATTGGCATTACTTATCTCCAATAAAACACGTTTTTCTGTTGGGGAAGCGATTCTTGTAATCAATATTTTAATTTTTTTAGGTGCATTAATTTTATTTGGGTGGAAGGGTGCTCTAATATCAATCATTACTTATTATATTGCAACGACAATTATCGATATTGTGCGAACATAA
- a CDS encoding DUF2642 domain-containing protein, with product MWQLRERLNTIEGLTLEVTTEYSKVTGTLHVAKFDYIVLRVNSNLLFIPLGSIKSLAY from the coding sequence ATGTGGCAATTACGAGAAAGGCTTAATACTATAGAAGGTTTAACGCTGGAAGTTACAACGGAGTATTCAAAGGTTACTGGAACTTTGCATGTTGCTAAATTTGATTATATAGTTCTTAGAGTGAATTCTAATTTACTATTTATTCCATTGGGGAGTATTAAAAGCTTAGCTTACTAA
- a CDS encoding ABC transporter ATP-binding protein, with protein sequence MQREILTIANLTKSYGKKEILKGINLHVSRGEIIGYIGPNGAGKSTTIKIILGMEGDYGGSIKLFGEDIRQNDIEYKRKIGYVPEIADVYDNLTGYEYLTFIGQLYGLELEAAANKSKILMELFGVGEAYHARISSYSKGMRQKLLIISSLLHNPDVLFLDEPINGLDANSVMIFKEILAQLAAQGKTIFYSSHLMDVVEKISSRIILLNEGKVAADGTFAQLQEDNATGTLEAIFNELTGFHNYKEIGEQFVSIVQEVK encoded by the coding sequence ATGCAGCGGGAAATTTTGACAATTGCGAATTTGACCAAGAGCTATGGCAAGAAGGAAATATTAAAAGGGATTAACTTACATGTCTCAAGAGGAGAAATTATTGGCTATATCGGACCGAATGGAGCTGGAAAAAGTACAACCATAAAAATCATTCTTGGAATGGAAGGTGATTATGGGGGAAGTATTAAACTTTTCGGAGAGGATATTCGGCAAAATGACATTGAATATAAACGAAAAATTGGTTATGTACCGGAAATAGCAGATGTTTATGATAACTTAACAGGTTATGAGTATTTGACCTTCATCGGCCAACTGTATGGGCTAGAACTAGAAGCAGCTGCAAACAAATCAAAAATATTAATGGAGTTATTCGGGGTTGGTGAAGCATATCATGCAAGGATTTCTTCATATTCAAAAGGAATGCGACAAAAGCTTTTAATCATATCCAGTCTACTACATAATCCTGATGTATTGTTTTTAGATGAGCCTATTAATGGCTTGGATGCGAATAGTGTAATGATTTTCAAAGAAATATTGGCTCAATTAGCTGCCCAAGGAAAGACCATTTTTTATTCTTCTCATCTCATGGATGTGGTTGAAAAGATTAGTAGTCGTATAATCCTGTTAAACGAAGGGAAAGTTGCTGCAGATGGCACATTTGCACAATTACAAGAAGATAATGCTACGGGAACTTTGGAGGCAATTTTTAATGAACTGACAGGCTTCCATAATTACAAGGAAATTGGTGAGCAATTCGTTTCTATTGTACAAGAGGTGAAGTAA
- a CDS encoding alkaline phosphatase family protein, which yields MKRKIVIAFILLIIICSGFVVVISLTPIKELDESSINTTKKPIILVAVDSLMSEPLQKAIKEGKAPAFEFLIHNGHFKQEMVSSYPTMSVTIDSTLLTGTYPNEHKVPGLIWFKEDENRIISYGSGIREIWNNGIRNVAMDSIVHLNNSHLSKEVQTIHEELDIQKLSSASINGLLYRGSFEHQLNVPNLVSMVNVLPKEIEINGPKLFSLGALSQYNPKNNWRKFVWNRMGVNNTFTTNELKYLIEKKKLPDFTLTYLPDADASIHKHGPKDLKGIVKADRALQDILNSFTSWEEAVQKVTWIVLGDSGQSNVNADKEKALINLNQSLKNYTIWEDRKKKAELAIAINERMAYIYVNEQQVELVEIVDILKADERIGFIAWKDGQVNNVVSPLSNEVLKFSPEGTYVDEYNQSWEITGEASILDLIVTNAGLIQYQDYPDALARLHGALHSQEGRVIIVDAKPSYEFIVEESHDHAGGGAHGSLHKIDSIVPMIVTGTDDFPAYNRLVDVKQMILQLLGD from the coding sequence ATGAAACGAAAAATAGTAATCGCTTTTATTTTATTAATCATCATCTGTTCGGGTTTTGTAGTAGTAATTTCTCTAACTCCAATAAAAGAGCTGGATGAAAGCTCAATCAATACAACAAAGAAACCCATAATTTTAGTAGCTGTTGATTCATTAATGAGTGAACCTTTACAAAAAGCAATTAAAGAAGGAAAAGCACCGGCATTTGAGTTTTTAATTCACAATGGACATTTTAAACAGGAGATGGTTAGCTCGTATCCTACAATGTCTGTCACCATTGATAGTACGTTATTAACTGGGACTTATCCAAATGAACATAAAGTACCCGGGTTGATTTGGTTTAAGGAAGATGAAAATCGAATAATTAGTTATGGAAGTGGAATTCGTGAAATATGGAATAATGGCATAAGAAATGTAGCAATGGATAGTATTGTTCATCTTAATAATAGTCACTTAAGTAAAGAAGTTCAAACAATTCATGAAGAGTTAGATATCCAAAAGCTTTCATCTGCTTCGATTAATGGCCTTTTATATCGTGGAAGTTTTGAACATCAATTAAACGTCCCGAACCTTGTTTCAATGGTCAATGTTTTACCAAAGGAAATTGAAATAAATGGACCAAAATTATTTTCATTAGGTGCATTATCTCAATACAATCCAAAGAATAATTGGCGTAAATTTGTATGGAATCGTATGGGAGTGAATAATACCTTCACAACAAACGAGCTGAAATACTTAATCGAAAAAAAGAAATTACCAGACTTTACACTGACATATTTACCAGATGCAGATGCATCAATTCACAAACATGGCCCGAAAGATTTAAAGGGAATTGTAAAAGCAGATCGTGCACTACAAGATATTTTAAATAGTTTCACGTCATGGGAAGAGGCAGTTCAAAAGGTTACATGGATAGTGCTTGGGGATAGCGGTCAATCGAACGTTAATGCAGATAAAGAAAAAGCATTAATTAATTTGAATCAATCACTAAAGAATTACACGATTTGGGAAGATCGAAAAAAGAAGGCCGAACTTGCTATCGCAATTAATGAGCGTATGGCATACATTTATGTAAACGAACAACAAGTTGAATTAGTGGAAATCGTGGATATTTTAAAAGCTGATGAGCGTATTGGGTTTATCGCATGGAAAGATGGACAAGTAAACAATGTTGTAAGTCCGTTAAGTAATGAGGTATTAAAATTTTCACCAGAAGGTACGTATGTTGATGAGTATAATCAATCATGGGAAATTACTGGGGAAGCTTCGATTTTGGATTTGATTGTTACGAATGCCGGACTTATTCAGTATCAAGATTATCCAGATGCCTTAGCAAGATTACATGGTGCCCTTCATTCACAGGAAGGGCGTGTCATTATTGTGGATGCGAAGCCTTCTTATGAATTCATTGTAGAGGAAAGTCATGACCATGCAGGAGGTGGAGCGCATGGCTCTCTTCATAAAATAGATTCTATTGTTCCAATGATTGTTACTGGTACGGATGATTTTCCTGCCTATAATCGACTTGTTGATGTGAAGCAAATGATTTTGCAATTACTGGGAGATTAA
- a CDS encoding copper amine oxidase N-terminal domain-containing protein, which yields MNRKISGILFFIVLVIISIPTYTAASSIQLKVDGAVIPSEIGPEIKNGRTMVPLRVISENLGAKVDWSKSKVTLTKKDMHVMLDLYNNTVLKNGKSTLLDVKSYINNNRTMVPLRLLSETFGCMVNYRNSEVTVDCGALRIGGVKVKALQHEYHMTMGGVVQRSSGNAYNEAFYNIFIDNLGSKVEAPANYSWMYTMDTPGSYYKEAQYDFLDTDEKSIKRFDLYTLIKAFPEETLEGYPEILIYDATENQWYLFNETARQSVNQLLDKGVFKIISNTIV from the coding sequence ATGAACCGGAAAATTTCGGGGATTTTATTTTTTATTGTATTAGTTATAATTTCAATCCCTACTTATACAGCTGCAAGTAGCATTCAACTTAAAGTTGATGGTGCTGTAATTCCATCCGAGATAGGGCCTGAAATTAAAAATGGTCGTACAATGGTGCCTTTACGTGTTATTAGTGAAAATTTAGGAGCAAAAGTAGATTGGTCGAAATCTAAAGTTACCTTAACAAAAAAAGATATGCATGTAATGTTAGACCTATACAACAATACCGTACTTAAAAACGGTAAATCGACTTTACTTGACGTAAAATCATATATAAATAACAACCGTACTATGGTTCCACTTCGTTTACTATCGGAAACATTTGGCTGCATGGTCAATTACAGAAATTCAGAAGTTACTGTTGATTGTGGGGCATTGCGTATAGGTGGTGTAAAAGTAAAAGCATTGCAACATGAGTATCATATGACTATGGGCGGTGTAGTACAGCGAAGTAGTGGAAACGCTTATAATGAAGCATTTTATAATATTTTTATCGATAACTTAGGAAGTAAAGTTGAAGCTCCTGCAAACTATTCATGGATGTATACTATGGATACACCTGGATCGTATTATAAAGAAGCCCAGTATGACTTTTTGGATACCGATGAGAAAAGCATAAAGCGTTTTGATCTTTACACTTTAATTAAAGCTTTTCCAGAAGAAACTTTAGAAGGATACCCGGAAATATTAATTTATGACGCTACGGAAAATCAGTGGTATTTATTTAATGAAACGGCTAGGCAATCCGTTAATCAATTACTTGACAAGGGCGTCTTTAAAATTATTAGTAATACGATTGTTTAA
- a CDS encoding glycosyltransferase, translating to MSKEERILLVVDALYIGGTETHVLALAKELIKNDIFIAIVAKKEGSLINSFEALGCPIYHIDFPKTMKLPANQELELVVEIEKIIENEKISHVHIHQTPSGYLAGKAAENKRIATVLTIHGTYYPNEEIQELLKLTDAVICVSPPLCNYVKAFGIENPYLVPNGINLEEYPLKPPSEEIRNELNIPENAEVLLYASRITWAKAKVCSIFLRACKDLKLTTLPNLHVIIVGGGDKLGDIQFLSDMIKKMCNDHFIHLVGEQKNMHDYYSTADCVVGTGRVALEAMASERQIVAVGNHGYFGIVSHDNFDEAWNHYFGDHGSKVACSRHGLRDDLKKILLDKEQLRLNGMKCREIVEERFNIHTVTNQILKVYSETKKGGGKK from the coding sequence GTGAGTAAGGAAGAAAGAATTTTACTTGTGGTAGATGCTTTATATATCGGAGGTACCGAAACCCATGTACTCGCTTTAGCAAAAGAGCTAATAAAAAATGATATTTTTATTGCTATTGTTGCCAAGAAAGAAGGAAGTCTAATCAATTCCTTTGAAGCGTTGGGATGCCCTATTTATCATATCGATTTCCCGAAAACTATGAAGCTTCCAGCAAACCAGGAATTGGAGCTCGTTGTTGAAATAGAGAAGATAATTGAAAACGAAAAAATTTCTCATGTTCATATTCATCAAACTCCTTCCGGATACTTAGCAGGGAAAGCAGCAGAAAATAAAAGAATTGCTACTGTATTAACTATACACGGAACCTATTATCCAAATGAAGAAATTCAGGAACTTCTTAAATTAACTGATGCAGTTATTTGTGTAAGTCCCCCACTATGTAACTATGTAAAGGCGTTTGGTATTGAAAATCCCTACTTAGTCCCTAATGGGATTAATTTAGAGGAATATCCGTTGAAGCCTCCCTCTGAAGAAATAAGAAATGAATTGAACATACCTGAAAATGCGGAAGTTTTACTTTATGCTAGTAGAATTACCTGGGCAAAGGCAAAAGTTTGTTCTATTTTTTTAAGAGCATGTAAAGACTTAAAGTTAACTACCTTACCAAACCTTCACGTCATCATTGTTGGAGGTGGAGACAAGCTAGGCGACATACAATTCTTATCCGATATGATTAAAAAAATGTGTAATGATCATTTCATCCATCTTGTCGGGGAACAAAAAAATATGCATGATTATTATTCGACAGCAGATTGCGTTGTTGGTACCGGACGTGTCGCTTTGGAGGCAATGGCTTCTGAAAGACAAATTGTTGCTGTTGGTAACCATGGCTATTTTGGAATTGTAAGTCATGACAACTTTGATGAAGCTTGGAACCATTATTTTGGAGATCATGGCTCTAAAGTCGCTTGTAGCAGACACGGATTACGGGATGACTTAAAAAAGATATTACTAGATAAGGAACAACTTAGGCTTAACGGAATGAAATGTAGAGAAATCGTGGAAGAGCGTTTTAATATTCACACCGTAACTAACCAGATTTTAAAAGTCTACTCTGAAACAAAAAAAGGTGGCGGCAAAAAGTGA
- a CDS encoding GNAT family N-acetyltransferase, producing the protein MTLVIEKMNEKMAIEILNWTYEKPYDFYNNELLESAIKEMLDGTYYAILGEFNELVGFFCMGENAKVPIGNQFGVYRDDFVDMGLGMNPNLVGQGKGYNFCSFIIKFIEERFKATPTRLTVAKFNKRAIHLYEKLGFVMENEFSTVSSEFITMVRKNN; encoded by the coding sequence ATGACACTTGTAATAGAAAAGATGAATGAAAAAATGGCGATTGAAATCCTTAATTGGACATACGAAAAGCCATATGATTTTTACAATAATGAACTATTGGAATCAGCGATAAAGGAAATGCTCGATGGTACATACTACGCAATTTTAGGAGAGTTTAATGAATTAGTTGGTTTTTTTTGTATGGGAGAAAATGCAAAAGTCCCAATAGGAAACCAATTCGGCGTTTATCGAGATGACTTTGTTGATATGGGCCTTGGAATGAATCCGAACCTTGTAGGTCAAGGGAAAGGCTATAATTTTTGTTCATTTATTATTAAATTTATTGAAGAAAGATTTAAAGCTACACCAACACGATTAACGGTAGCAAAATTTAATAAACGAGCAATTCATTTATATGAAAAGCTTGGTTTTGTTATGGAAAATGAATTTAGTACGGTTTCTTCTGAATTTATTACAATGGTTAGAAAAAATAACTAA
- a CDS encoding LTA synthase family protein, with amino-acid sequence MKNLVNKKGNLLNHFLGIYILVVLMMWTKTYITQTTQFDLGVEGGLQQFLLFLNPLGSAMLFLGFSFLFKGKRKYSTLAVIYTLMSILLYANVVYYRFFSDFITLPTIFQTQNFGDLGGSVLSLLKPYDLLFFVDVFVVLYVCFSKRIKKDTSTVGYKKATVVITLALVVSIINLQLAEISRPQLLTRGFDRNYIVKYLGMYNYTIYDSVETIKASSKRALADSSDITEVINYTNSSYAKPNAAYFGVAEGKNVIYLHLESFQSFIINYQLNGEEVTPFLNSLAKDSNTLYFDNFFHQTAQGKTSDAEFMLENSLFGLPQGSAYITKGQNEYQAAPGILKDYGYTSAVFHGNEGSFWNRNVIYKKFGYDHFFDANYYDTSFEDDMAEYGLLDKPFFEQSSALLNTLPQPFYTKVITVGNHYPYKLNQDLATIDKGNTGDASVDNYFQTARYADEAIQQFFNQLKESGLYDNSIIILYGDHYGISENHNEAMEQVIGKEISPYESTNLQRVPLFIHSPGIQGEINHTYGGQIDLLPTVLHLLGINSQNFVQFGTDLLSEQHNEIVSFRNGDFASPEIYSIDEKFYDNKTGLLLDDSQLEKANAIKNEVDYKLHLSDKVVNGDLLRFYTPTGFTRVDPSKYNYTENTYEESN; translated from the coding sequence ATGAAAAATTTAGTAAATAAAAAAGGGAACCTATTAAATCATTTTTTAGGAATATATATTTTAGTTGTTTTGATGATGTGGACAAAAACTTATATCACGCAAACGACACAGTTTGATTTAGGAGTAGAAGGTGGTCTTCAACAATTTCTATTATTTCTTAATCCATTAGGTTCAGCAATGTTATTTCTAGGGTTTTCATTTTTATTTAAAGGAAAGAGAAAATATTCAACACTAGCTGTAATATATACTCTTATGTCTATTCTTTTATATGCAAATGTTGTTTATTACCGATTTTTTAGTGATTTTATTACATTACCTACAATTTTTCAAACGCAGAATTTTGGAGATTTAGGCGGCAGTGTTCTTTCTTTGTTAAAACCTTATGATCTATTATTCTTTGTGGACGTATTTGTAGTTTTATATGTATGCTTTTCAAAGAGAATAAAAAAAGATACGAGTACAGTTGGATACAAAAAAGCAACAGTAGTTATAACTCTTGCATTAGTAGTATCTATTATTAATTTACAACTAGCTGAAATTAGTCGCCCGCAATTACTGACGCGAGGGTTTGATCGAAACTATATCGTGAAATATTTAGGCATGTATAACTATACGATATATGATTCGGTTGAAACGATAAAGGCATCTTCAAAGAGAGCTTTGGCGGATAGCAGTGATATTACAGAAGTGATTAACTATACGAATTCTAGCTATGCAAAACCTAATGCTGCCTATTTTGGTGTAGCAGAAGGGAAGAACGTGATCTATTTACATTTAGAATCATTCCAAAGCTTTATTATTAACTATCAATTAAACGGTGAAGAGGTTACACCATTTTTAAATTCATTAGCAAAAGACTCAAATACATTGTACTTTGATAATTTCTTCCATCAAACAGCTCAAGGGAAGACTTCCGATGCAGAATTTATGCTTGAAAATTCCCTATTTGGTTTACCACAAGGATCTGCCTATATAACAAAAGGGCAAAATGAGTATCAAGCTGCTCCAGGTATATTAAAAGATTATGGCTATACTTCTGCTGTATTTCATGGGAATGAAGGAAGCTTTTGGAATCGTAATGTAATTTATAAAAAATTCGGTTACGATCATTTCTTTGATGCTAATTACTATGACACGAGTTTCGAAGACGATATGGCTGAGTATGGATTGTTGGATAAGCCATTCTTTGAACAATCTTCTGCTCTTTTAAATACTTTACCGCAACCTTTCTATACGAAGGTTATTACGGTAGGGAATCATTATCCATATAAACTTAATCAAGACTTAGCAACAATTGATAAAGGTAATACGGGTGATGCTAGTGTCGATAATTATTTCCAAACGGCACGTTATGCGGATGAAGCGATTCAACAATTCTTTAATCAATTAAAAGAATCGGGTTTATATGATAATAGTATTATTATCCTTTATGGAGACCATTATGGTATTTCTGAAAATCATAATGAAGCGATGGAACAAGTCATTGGAAAAGAAATATCGCCATATGAAAGTACTAATTTACAACGCGTGCCATTATTTATCCATTCTCCGGGAATACAAGGTGAAATTAATCATACTTACGGTGGCCAAATAGACCTTCTTCCGACTGTATTACACTTACTAGGGATTAATTCTCAAAACTTTGTTCAATTTGGTACAGATTTATTATCTGAACAGCATAATGAAATTGTATCATTTAGAAATGGAGATTTTGCCAGCCCTGAAATATACTCGATTGACGAAAAATTTTATGATAATAAAACAGGTTTGCTTCTAGATGATAGTCAATTGGAGAAAGCAAATGCTATTAAAAACGAAGTAGATTATAAATTACATTTATCTGATAAAGTTGTGAATGGTGATTTATTGAGATTCTATACACCTACAGGATTTACTCGAGTGGATCCTTCTAAGTACAATTACACAGAAAATACGTATGAAGAATCTAACTAA
- a CDS encoding glycosyltransferase family 2 protein: protein MKDRDEGLVSIVIPCYNAAQYIEDCLNGLLSQTYKNIEVILVNDASIDNTQAIVEQWIENSNPPFPTILCNLPVNSGFAGALTIGYFMSSGEYIAVNDADDISHPLRLEKQVDFLLKNPDYDLVGTNYRVFNDGQEKDSGKLADWLGYGEAIRKIYANGKHCVSHGTILFRGKVFDLLGGPTRRIHGAEDYEFIVKFLNANLKIENLKEVLYYYRNHDQQRSKTFYGGGGGKSE from the coding sequence ATGAAGGATAGAGACGAAGGCTTAGTAAGTATTGTTATTCCGTGTTATAATGCCGCTCAATATATAGAAGACTGTTTAAACGGACTATTATCTCAAACCTATAAAAACATAGAAGTAATACTCGTTAATGATGCCTCGATTGATAACACTCAAGCAATAGTAGAGCAGTGGATTGAAAACTCTAATCCTCCTTTTCCTACTATTTTGTGTAATCTTCCTGTAAATTCGGGGTTTGCAGGGGCTCTAACAATTGGCTATTTTATGAGTTCCGGAGAATATATTGCGGTTAATGATGCGGATGATATTTCACACCCTTTACGTCTTGAAAAACAAGTAGATTTTTTATTAAAAAATCCAGATTACGATTTAGTTGGAACAAATTATAGAGTGTTTAATGATGGACAGGAAAAAGACAGTGGTAAATTAGCTGATTGGTTAGGATATGGCGAGGCTATACGGAAAATTTATGCAAACGGAAAGCACTGCGTCTCACATGGAACAATCTTATTTCGCGGAAAGGTTTTTGACCTACTAGGGGGCCCTACTCGCAGAATACATGGTGCAGAGGACTATGAATTTATCGTTAAATTTTTAAATGCTAACTTAAAAATAGAAAATTTAAAAGAAGTGTTATATTACTATCGAAACCATGATCAACAACGTTCTAAAACCTTTTATGGTGGAGGTGGAGGGAAAAGTGAGTAA
- a CDS encoding HAD family hydrolase, with protein sequence MDSIIFDLDGTIWDSIDTVLNAWNSCIKNYSHIKRELTRADFEGTMGLQMQDISKKLFPYLREELRNQVISECCHAEKEYLKNEGGTLYPNVEEVLSTLSKKYKLFIVSNCQDGYIESFYDFHKLDNFFLDYENPGRTGLSKGENINLIIKRNHLCKPVYVGDTEGDLNAARFAGIPFVFAKYGFGKVADYDYVIEKFDDLITIL encoded by the coding sequence ATGGATAGTATAATTTTCGATTTGGATGGAACCATTTGGGATTCGATTGATACAGTTCTAAATGCTTGGAATAGTTGCATTAAGAATTATAGTCACATTAAGAGGGAATTAACACGGGCAGATTTCGAGGGAACCATGGGACTACAAATGCAAGATATTAGTAAAAAGCTCTTTCCTTATTTAAGAGAGGAGCTCCGTAACCAAGTGATTTCAGAGTGTTGTCATGCTGAAAAAGAGTACTTAAAAAACGAAGGGGGTACCCTTTATCCAAATGTAGAGGAAGTATTAAGCACATTATCGAAGAAGTACAAACTCTTTATCGTTAGTAACTGTCAGGATGGATACATAGAGTCTTTTTATGACTTTCATAAACTAGATAATTTTTTTTTAGATTATGAAAACCCGGGGAGAACCGGACTTTCGAAAGGTGAAAATATTAACTTAATAATCAAGCGAAACCACCTATGTAAGCCGGTTTATGTTGGGGATACAGAAGGGGACTTGAATGCTGCAAGGTTTGCTGGAATACCCTTTGTATTTGCAAAGTATGGATTTGGAAAAGTCGCAGATTATGATTATGTGATTGAAAAATTTGATGATTTGATAACAATTTTATAA
- a CDS encoding VOC family protein produces the protein MKGLVKRIDTVFVEVSDLDYSIKWYSEILGLTLRWNRNGYAAFSVGETALTLVQSTDVSPAKHSPFNFFTTNIDEVHQFLIENKVDTEDIADYPDIRTFDFKDPDGHVLGFCQFDE, from the coding sequence ATGAAAGGTTTAGTAAAGAGAATTGATACAGTATTTGTAGAGGTGAGCGATTTAGACTACTCGATTAAATGGTATTCAGAAATATTAGGATTAACATTGAGGTGGAATCGTAATGGTTATGCTGCTTTTAGTGTAGGAGAAACTGCATTAACCCTTGTGCAATCTACAGATGTTAGTCCCGCCAAACACTCCCCTTTTAACTTTTTTACAACGAATATAGATGAAGTACATCAATTTCTTATAGAAAACAAGGTGGACACGGAAGACATTGCGGATTACCCGGATATTCGTACCTTTGATTTTAAAGATCCAGATGGACACGTTCTAGGCTTCTGTCAATTTGATGAATAG